The proteins below come from a single Oligoflexia bacterium genomic window:
- a CDS encoding radical SAM protein, which yields MELISDQFSELYIHEKSWNSLVAKRAREILNVTPIKVSERPYGNREGNLTGKEFSLSKKRLYLAPHEGHFFRKCPGTQGAACCNYFVLNLGVQCNMNCSYCYLQSYINSPVSQIYTNIEDALIELDETALKFPNSPFRVGTGETIDSLSLDDITHYSKILVQWFSRHPKLTCEFKTKSDNIKNFIDVQHAGNVVVSFSVNPQSIIASEEHGTASLRQRLHAGRTASNQGFPVAFHVDPMIYVSGWKVLYSELVDQITTMFTPKEIRWISIGALRYPPEMKHILRERFSKNPPAALTGELFLSGDGKLRYDQGLRNQMFSHVIGEFKKRDKGYPAFLCMEAPESWLGTFQQTPRQISQIKDLFQPMAAP from the coding sequence TTGGAACTCATAAGCGATCAGTTTTCAGAACTTTATATTCATGAAAAGTCATGGAACTCACTTGTCGCAAAACGCGCACGAGAAATTTTAAATGTAACACCCATTAAAGTAAGTGAGAGACCTTACGGTAATCGTGAAGGAAATTTAACAGGAAAAGAATTTAGCCTTTCAAAAAAACGACTCTATCTTGCACCTCATGAAGGACATTTTTTTAGAAAATGCCCAGGCACCCAAGGAGCGGCATGTTGTAACTACTTTGTTTTAAACCTAGGTGTTCAATGCAATATGAATTGTAGTTATTGTTATTTACAATCTTATATTAACTCACCCGTTAGTCAGATTTATACAAATATCGAAGATGCTTTAATTGAACTTGATGAAACTGCACTTAAATTTCCTAATTCTCCATTTCGCGTAGGCACTGGCGAAACAATTGATTCATTAAGCTTAGATGATATCACCCATTATTCAAAAATATTAGTACAGTGGTTTTCAAGACATCCAAAACTTACATGCGAATTTAAAACTAAATCAGATAATATTAAAAATTTTATTGATGTTCAACATGCAGGCAATGTGGTTGTTAGTTTTTCAGTTAATCCACAATCTATTATTGCAAGTGAAGAACATGGTACAGCATCACTTAGGCAAAGACTACACGCTGGAAGAACTGCCAGTAATCAAGGTTTTCCTGTCGCATTTCATGTTGATCCGATGATCTATGTTTCTGGTTGGAAAGTTTTGTATTCAGAATTAGTTGATCAAATCACGACCATGTTTACGCCTAAAGAAATTCGCTGGATAAGTATTGGGGCACTGAGATATCCACCTGAGATGAAACATATCCTTAGAGAAAGATTTTCTAAAAATCCACCCGCGGCACTTACGGGTGAACTCTTTTTAAGTGGCGATGGTAAACTTCGCTACGATCAAGGCTTAAGAAATCAAATGTTCTCCCATGTAATTGGTGAGTTTAAAAAAAGAGACAAAGGTTACCCCGCTTTTTTATGTATGGAAGCGCCTGAATCATGGCTTGGCACTTTTCAGCAAACTCCTAGGCAAATTTCTCAAATCAAAGATCTTTTTCAGCCAATGGCTGCACCCTAA